From the Amblyraja radiata isolate CabotCenter1 chromosome 14, sAmbRad1.1.pri, whole genome shotgun sequence genome, one window contains:
- the ripply3 gene encoding protein ripply3 yields the protein MESALYYVRAKTALSCRYCRERQAEAGNAGQAQSTSALWRPWVMTARDSENHRRSPFASDGDGSGSKQSLGFKHPVRLYLPRSKADHYLHMMGEKVLSSFPVQATMHFYNDDSDTEEELEEEEEQEDPIFSLDLESENAPETTEMFWKQ from the exons ATGGAATCTGCACTTTATTATGTCCGGGCCAAGACAGCATTGAGCTGCCGCTACTGCAGAGAGAGGCAGGCGGAAGCAGGGAACGCGGGCCAGGCTCAGAG TACCTCTGCCTTATGGAGGCCCTGGGTAATGACAGCGAGAGACTCGGAAAACCACAGACGGAGCCCG TTTGCTTCAGACGGCGATGGTTCGGGGAGCAAGCAATCCTTGGGATTTAAACACCCAGTCAG ATTGTACCTACCCCGATCCAAGGCCGATCACTACTTGCATATGATGGGAGAAAAGGTTCTGTCCAGTTTCCCTGTTCAGGCAACCATGCACTTTTACAACGACGATTCGGATACGGAAGAGgagttggaggaggaggaggagcaggaggaTCCTATCTTTTCCCTTGACCTAGAATCGGAAAATGCTCCGGAAACAACGGAGATGTTTTGGAAACAGTGA